From a region of the Candidatus Tectomicrobia bacterium genome:
- the trpD gene encoding anthranilate phosphoribosyltransferase, whose amino-acid sequence MIQQAIAKLVQNQHLSAAEAEQVMDQIMTGEATPAQIGGYLVALRMAGETPEEIAGSVRSMRAKATRVSTKHPLVVDTCGTGGDGAHTFNISTTAAFAVAGAGLPVAKHGNRSVSSKCGSADVLKALGVNIEAAPERVGLCLDEAGYGFLFAPMLHGAMKHAIGPRRELAMRSIFNVMGPLTNPAGAQCQLVGVYDASLTELVAEVLGKLGAKRALVVHGHDGMDELTLTGPTRVSEWDGHRVKTYDVKPEAAGLKSVPAKELAGGDPAQNAEISRSILSGEKGPRRDVVLLNAAAALMAGGKAQGLREGAELAGKAIDSGAALRALDRLVELSNA is encoded by the coding sequence ATGATCCAGCAAGCCATCGCCAAGCTCGTGCAGAACCAGCACCTCTCGGCCGCCGAGGCCGAGCAGGTGATGGATCAGATCATGACGGGGGAGGCCACCCCGGCCCAGATCGGGGGCTACCTCGTGGCCCTTCGGATGGCGGGGGAGACCCCCGAGGAGATCGCCGGGAGCGTCCGCTCGATGCGGGCCAAGGCCACCCGCGTCTCCACCAAGCACCCCCTGGTGGTGGACACCTGCGGCACGGGCGGGGACGGCGCCCACACCTTCAACATCTCGACCACCGCCGCCTTCGCGGTGGCGGGGGCGGGCCTGCCCGTCGCCAAGCACGGGAACCGCTCGGTGTCGAGCAAGTGCGGGAGCGCCGACGTGCTCAAGGCCCTGGGGGTGAACATCGAGGCGGCGCCCGAGCGGGTGGGCCTCTGCCTGGACGAGGCCGGCTACGGCTTCCTCTTCGCCCCGATGCTCCACGGGGCGATGAAGCACGCCATCGGCCCCCGGCGGGAGCTCGCCATGCGGAGCATCTTCAACGTCATGGGTCCCCTCACCAACCCGGCGGGGGCGCAGTGCCAGCTCGTGGGGGTGTACGACGCCTCCCTCACCGAGCTCGTGGCGGAGGTGCTCGGGAAGCTCGGCGCGAAGCGCGCCCTCGTCGTCCACGGCCACGACGGGATGGACGAGCTCACCCTGACCGGCCCCACCCGGGTCTCCGAGTGGGACGGCCACCGGGTCAAGACCTACGATGTGAAGCCCGAGGCGGCGGGTCTCAAGAGCGTTCCCGCGAAGGAGCTCGCCGGGGGCGATCCCGCGCAGAACGCCGAGATTTCCCGGAGCATCCTCTCGGGCGAGAAGGGCCCCCGGCGTGACGTGGTGCTCCTGAACGCCGCCGCGGCGCTCATGGCCGGGGGAAAGGCCCAGGGCCTCAGGGAGGGCGCCGAGCTGGCCGGGAAGGCCATCGACTCCGGCGCCGCCCTGCGGGCGCTCGACCGCCTCGTCGAGCTCTCGAACGCATGA